A single genomic interval of Paracoccus contaminans harbors:
- a CDS encoding phage tail tip fiber protein, which translates to MQTGSAESRSEPTPYAPGSFTYIDGNSIITDTIKARAVDTPNLLATIATIREAFITDAHVVELSAATLKAGTALTGSLTVNGQPLATIKNQAEDPAARINAANTQIDPGKIRISGTTTLSDWRKGGDETRIDGGNISANTVKANALEIGSRNITLTGIQFEHNSPSTNKVSWTAGYIRYIDDTGATVSRSIPAGNATWSSGVMYIYWAKGSNAFTTTSTLSIAMATDNVCIATYEGGTKLDADYGRTIVDGASIKTGTVTATQLVKTAAVLTDSAQIGDGIITNAKIGNIIQSSNFVTGEDGVGWQINKAGSAEFNSVKIRRQLAVQTGTFNVSATTATLLDGKQLTSGPIRYVYTETSVGISAWAGAKRTYLAVAGMVGATATAQSATGAELWGWVAHVAPLTRWSDPQNLRIIFELWAQGITSLSAHQIKWTLYEVS; encoded by the coding sequence ATGCAGACAGGCTCGGCCGAGAGCCGCAGCGAGCCCACGCCCTATGCGCCGGGCAGCTTTACCTACATCGACGGCAACTCGATCATCACCGACACGATCAAGGCCCGTGCCGTTGATACCCCGAACCTCCTGGCGACGATCGCGACGATCAGGGAGGCTTTCATCACCGACGCCCATGTCGTCGAACTCAGCGCAGCCACGCTCAAGGCGGGCACGGCGCTGACCGGATCATTGACCGTCAACGGCCAGCCCCTTGCCACCATCAAGAACCAGGCTGAAGACCCCGCAGCGCGGATCAATGCGGCCAATACCCAGATCGACCCCGGCAAGATCAGGATTTCCGGCACCACAACCCTGTCCGACTGGCGCAAGGGCGGCGACGAAACGCGGATTGACGGCGGCAACATCAGCGCCAACACGGTCAAGGCCAATGCCCTCGAGATCGGCTCACGCAACATCACACTGACCGGCATCCAGTTCGAGCATAACAGCCCGTCCACGAACAAGGTGTCCTGGACGGCTGGCTATATTCGCTACATCGACGACACCGGCGCCACCGTCAGCCGGTCAATCCCGGCCGGCAACGCCACCTGGTCATCCGGTGTGATGTATATCTACTGGGCCAAGGGTTCGAACGCCTTCACGACAACAAGCACCCTTTCGATCGCGATGGCGACGGATAACGTCTGCATCGCCACCTATGAGGGCGGCACCAAGCTGGACGCTGACTATGGCCGCACCATCGTCGACGGCGCCTCGATCAAGACCGGGACTGTGACCGCAACCCAGTTGGTCAAGACCGCTGCTGTCTTGACCGACAGCGCCCAGATCGGCGACGGGATCATCACGAACGCCAAGATTGGCAACATCATCCAGTCGAGCAATTTCGTCACGGGCGAGGATGGCGTCGGCTGGCAGATCAACAAGGCCGGCTCGGCCGAGTTCAACTCGGTCAAGATCAGGCGGCAACTGGCGGTTCAGACCGGCACGTTCAATGTCAGCGCGACGACAGCGACGCTTCTCGACGGCAAGCAGCTTACCTCCGGTCCCATCCGCTATGTCTATACGGAGACCAGCGTCGGCATCTCCGCCTGGGCGGGTGCGAAGCGGACCTATCTCGCCGTCGCAGGAATGGTCGGCGCGACAGCCACTGCACAGTCCGCAACGGGGGCTGAGCTCTGGGGCTGGGTCGCCCATGTCGCGCCCCTGACCCGGTGGAGCGATCCCCAGAACCTGCGCATCATCTTCGAACTGTGGGCGCAGGGCATCACGTCGCTGTCCGCCCATCAGATCAAGTGGACGCTTTACGAGGTGTCATGA
- a CDS encoding phage tail protein: MPAVAAVVTTAWATAGGSALIGRLLLSVAVSAISTAIQKKMAKPVQQGIKTEYTTDGGDKPMTFVLGWYATDGHMVCPPMSHGRFDDWSNAYLTYVIDLGNVPRQQIDKVIIDDTEVEFETVDETIPQGGAVPAGKPDWWYVQQGIDPAAPNAGSALRPLITPGRPIRTEKYKDKVWLRYCDGTQAAADPYLLQVYGPGTKWAEKSERPWTADMVGVGTCYAILTFRYSTRSFSGLPRCRFVMRGTPLYDPRKDSTAGGSGTQRWDNPATWATTTNGIVLAYNILRGIPIEGGPLWGYGVAAEALPYSVWAPAMTAADQLVDGKPRWQAAWEVSIDEEPASVLDEVLKVCCAKVAEVGGVWRVRVGPPAAPVYFLTDDDLILDADATATPFPGLEATYNAVHATYPEPAQLWRSKDAPPRYNAGWETADQGRRLVAELTMPACPWGDQVQRIMRAMIEEERHFRRHEFTLPPDAEALEPLDVIAWSSTENGYDTKLFEVFEISEDPLTLNVTISVTEVDPADYDWQPDFKLPSTIAPVTRPTPSPAVPQFFTAEGIALKVRGSPRGVAARLRWGGWALDGITAVRWETRLAGQTDAARGMMGSPEEGETIISPGFTPLTAYEARISFVAADGSAVSWTDWTAFSTPAIVVPSSDIDTTAPDTPPLVTLSSTPSTLTASWAADDAEAVYSDLEITEAGGNPLYAQTSGARYTWQGVTPGTSYAVRRRRVDRVGNRSNWSPVATHTVARDTVPPAIPTGLRATAGFNTIWIEWNRNTEADFSHYEVAVGKTNNPSTVTSRTPAASAVITEVPDSELRYVRIRAVDTSGNISGWTASVSKAAVAAPDPTITTEKLKGLVDATSFGNGVQPIQVWTGTALPTTRQADTISWNGRLYVWNGTAYVDLVSASNLTGAIQATQFAAGIEPVTVHAGATLPASRLTTQIFWQGRVYKWNGTAYVPLVDAADLSGKIAAAQFATGIEPVTIHTGAALPTTRQTASLLWNGKLYRWDGSKYTAEVASFDIAGLVKAAQVEALEASKITGKLSDSQLADIAAAKITGQIVGTQISDDAVTTPKLAAGSVVTGKIAAGAVTADEIASLAITTAKLDAGAVSAAKIAAGAVQADKIAAGAVTAGKLAADAVTAGTIAADAVTAGKIAAGAINARELAAGAIVASKLAIADFTNLVPDDQIQDASAWISTNGAWIHQKVTGSSSIRSVGSWLYRTADNPTGADSSCRTVGFFPVTPGDVLYLSSQMIRSGGTKMRCLSQIVYYDKNDAALSGGNVTFASVNGTSNTANDFTGELTVPAGAYQARFRFYVYAADTDGNIIFGSPTVRIKNKGELIVDGSITASKIDTDAVVAGKIAAGAINTRELAAGAVVASKMTVADWTNLVADDQIYDANAWHRTNTSKIEVNAGNPAAVSPGNIRFLPSTGSLAAGATYVPARAGDQFYAEAVFRGETEGAFNARVSIEFSNATKTAIAEIRGPSITSGTSPQVSQLLMAEAPAGTAYVRLRLYAGANAVPNVVATKPILRRKNGGELIVDGSITADKISANAVRAGHIDAGAVTTQKLAVGFGGNFIQNSSFASSTAGWALTGNGGAGAEIEPLAIRSAGSAYAGPTYPTLVIRQNGSASSGYADLRYLGISANTGQGSQGWPTSPGEWLEVSVQLSTHRCKAQLRIEWRAEDGTTLGYTGMTEQPPASGSSTNPIFGRVSGLKVRHLRAQPMQF; the protein is encoded by the coding sequence ATGCCTGCCGTCGCCGCCGTCGTCACCACTGCCTGGGCCACCGCAGGCGGCAGTGCCCTGATCGGCCGTCTACTGCTGAGTGTCGCGGTCAGCGCGATCAGCACCGCCATCCAGAAGAAGATGGCAAAGCCCGTCCAGCAGGGCATCAAGACAGAATACACCACCGACGGCGGCGACAAGCCGATGACCTTCGTGCTGGGCTGGTATGCGACCGATGGCCATATGGTTTGCCCGCCGATGTCGCATGGCAGGTTCGACGACTGGTCGAACGCCTATCTGACCTATGTCATCGACCTTGGGAACGTGCCGCGCCAGCAGATCGACAAGGTAATCATCGACGACACCGAGGTCGAGTTCGAGACTGTGGACGAGACAATCCCGCAGGGCGGCGCCGTGCCTGCGGGCAAGCCCGACTGGTGGTATGTCCAGCAGGGCATCGACCCCGCCGCGCCCAACGCCGGGTCGGCACTGCGTCCGCTGATCACGCCGGGTCGGCCAATCAGGACCGAGAAATACAAGGACAAGGTCTGGCTGCGCTATTGCGACGGCACCCAGGCCGCGGCCGATCCCTATCTGCTGCAGGTCTATGGTCCGGGCACCAAATGGGCCGAGAAGTCTGAGCGCCCCTGGACGGCGGACATGGTCGGGGTCGGCACCTGCTATGCGATCCTGACCTTCCGCTACAGCACCAGAAGCTTCAGCGGCCTGCCGCGGTGCCGGTTCGTCATGCGGGGCACGCCGCTCTACGATCCGCGCAAGGACAGCACAGCGGGCGGCTCCGGCACGCAGCGCTGGGACAACCCGGCGACCTGGGCGACAACCACCAACGGCATCGTCCTGGCCTACAATATCCTGCGCGGCATCCCGATCGAGGGTGGCCCGCTCTGGGGTTACGGAGTGGCGGCCGAGGCGCTTCCCTATTCGGTATGGGCGCCGGCGATGACCGCCGCGGACCAGCTGGTGGACGGCAAGCCGCGATGGCAGGCGGCGTGGGAGGTATCGATCGACGAAGAGCCCGCGTCGGTGCTGGATGAGGTGCTCAAGGTCTGCTGCGCCAAAGTGGCCGAGGTCGGCGGGGTCTGGCGCGTGCGGGTCGGCCCTCCCGCTGCGCCGGTCTACTTCCTGACCGATGACGATCTGATCCTGGACGCCGACGCCACTGCCACCCCGTTCCCGGGGCTGGAGGCAACCTATAACGCGGTCCATGCCACCTATCCCGAGCCGGCCCAGCTATGGCGCTCGAAGGACGCGCCTCCCCGATACAATGCTGGCTGGGAGACAGCCGACCAGGGGCGCCGCCTTGTCGCCGAACTGACGATGCCGGCCTGTCCCTGGGGTGATCAGGTCCAGCGCATCATGCGCGCGATGATTGAGGAAGAGCGGCATTTCCGCCGCCACGAGTTCACCCTGCCGCCCGACGCCGAGGCGCTCGAGCCGCTGGACGTTATCGCCTGGTCCAGCACCGAGAACGGCTACGACACCAAGCTGTTCGAAGTGTTCGAGATTTCCGAGGACCCCCTGACGCTCAACGTCACCATCTCGGTCACCGAGGTCGATCCTGCCGACTATGATTGGCAGCCGGATTTCAAGCTGCCTTCGACGATCGCGCCGGTGACGCGACCGACGCCGTCCCCGGCGGTGCCGCAGTTCTTCACGGCCGAGGGGATCGCGCTGAAGGTCAGGGGCAGCCCTCGCGGGGTCGCGGCACGCCTGCGCTGGGGAGGCTGGGCGTTGGACGGCATCACCGCGGTTCGGTGGGAAACACGCCTGGCCGGGCAGACCGACGCCGCTCGCGGCATGATGGGCAGTCCCGAAGAAGGCGAGACAATCATTTCCCCCGGTTTCACGCCGCTGACCGCCTATGAGGCGCGCATCTCGTTCGTGGCCGCAGATGGAAGCGCGGTCAGCTGGACCGACTGGACGGCATTCTCGACGCCCGCCATTGTGGTTCCTTCGTCCGACATTGACACCACTGCGCCCGATACGCCGCCTTTGGTAACGCTGAGTTCCACCCCCAGCACGCTGACGGCAAGCTGGGCGGCGGATGATGCCGAGGCGGTGTATTCCGACCTCGAGATCACCGAGGCGGGCGGCAATCCGCTGTACGCCCAGACTTCTGGCGCCCGCTATACCTGGCAGGGCGTCACCCCCGGCACGTCCTATGCGGTTCGCCGCCGTCGTGTGGACCGGGTCGGCAACCGCTCGAACTGGTCGCCCGTGGCAACCCACACGGTCGCGCGCGACACGGTGCCGCCTGCCATCCCGACCGGCCTCAGGGCCACTGCCGGGTTCAACACCATCTGGATCGAGTGGAACCGCAACACCGAGGCCGACTTCAGCCACTACGAGGTCGCGGTCGGCAAGACCAACAACCCAAGCACCGTCACGAGCCGCACCCCGGCGGCCAGCGCGGTCATCACCGAAGTCCCCGACAGCGAGCTGCGCTATGTTCGCATCCGGGCCGTGGACACCTCAGGCAATATCTCGGGCTGGACTGCGAGTGTGTCGAAGGCTGCGGTCGCCGCGCCCGACCCGACGATCACGACCGAAAAGCTCAAGGGGCTTGTCGATGCCACGAGCTTCGGCAATGGGGTTCAGCCGATCCAGGTGTGGACTGGCACGGCTCTGCCGACGACCAGGCAGGCCGACACGATCTCTTGGAATGGTCGGCTCTATGTGTGGAACGGCACGGCCTATGTCGATCTGGTCAGCGCCTCCAACCTGACCGGGGCCATCCAGGCCACGCAGTTCGCGGCCGGAATCGAGCCTGTCACCGTTCATGCAGGCGCGACGCTGCCGGCATCCAGGCTGACGACCCAGATCTTCTGGCAAGGCCGTGTCTACAAATGGAACGGCACGGCTTATGTTCCGCTGGTCGATGCTGCCGACCTGTCCGGCAAGATCGCTGCGGCCCAGTTTGCCACGGGAATCGAACCTGTCACCATCCATACGGGCGCGGCGCTGCCGACGACCAGGCAGACAGCCTCGCTACTCTGGAACGGCAAACTCTATCGCTGGGACGGCAGCAAATACACGGCCGAAGTTGCATCGTTTGACATCGCGGGGCTGGTGAAAGCTGCACAGGTCGAGGCTCTGGAAGCGTCCAAGATCACCGGCAAGCTGTCCGACAGCCAGCTTGCCGACATTGCAGCCGCCAAGATCACGGGGCAGATCGTCGGCACACAGATCAGCGACGACGCCGTCACGACGCCAAAGCTGGCAGCCGGATCGGTGGTGACGGGCAAGATCGCGGCTGGCGCTGTCACTGCGGATGAAATCGCCTCTCTCGCCATCACCACCGCCAAGCTGGATGCCGGCGCCGTCAGTGCCGCCAAGATCGCCGCAGGCGCGGTCCAGGCCGACAAGATCGCGGCTGGCGCCGTGACAGCAGGAAAGCTCGCCGCTGATGCCGTGACGGCGGGAACGATCGCTGCCGATGCCGTAACGGCCGGAAAGATCGCCGCTGGCGCGATCAATGCCCGCGAACTGGCGGCTGGCGCAATCGTCGCTTCCAAGCTTGCAATTGCTGACTTCACCAATCTCGTTCCCGACGATCAGATCCAGGATGCGAGCGCATGGATCTCCACCAATGGCGCCTGGATTCATCAGAAGGTGACGGGCAGTAGCAGCATCCGCTCAGTCGGAAGCTGGCTCTATCGCACCGCCGACAACCCCACAGGAGCTGACAGCTCGTGCCGCACGGTCGGGTTCTTCCCTGTCACCCCCGGCGATGTCCTCTATCTGTCCTCGCAGATGATCCGTTCTGGCGGCACGAAGATGCGTTGCCTCTCCCAGATCGTTTATTACGACAAGAACGACGCGGCGCTGTCCGGTGGAAACGTGACCTTCGCGTCCGTCAACGGAACATCCAACACAGCCAATGATTTCACCGGGGAGCTGACCGTTCCGGCGGGCGCCTACCAGGCCCGCTTCCGTTTCTATGTCTATGCGGCGGATACGGATGGCAACATCATTTTCGGCTCGCCTACTGTTCGCATCAAGAACAAGGGCGAGCTGATCGTCGATGGGTCGATCACGGCCAGCAAGATCGACACGGATGCGGTGGTTGCTGGAAAGATCGCGGCTGGTGCGATCAATACCCGCGAACTGGCGGCGGGGGCGGTCGTCGCGTCGAAGATGACCGTCGCCGACTGGACCAACCTGGTTGCGGACGATCAGATCTATGACGCGAACGCCTGGCATCGGACAAACACATCCAAGATCGAGGTGAACGCCGGAAATCCCGCCGCCGTATCGCCTGGCAACATCAGGTTCCTGCCGAGCACGGGTTCGCTTGCCGCCGGAGCCACCTATGTTCCGGCACGAGCTGGCGATCAGTTCTACGCCGAGGCCGTGTTCCGGGGAGAGACAGAAGGCGCGTTCAACGCGCGCGTGAGCATCGAATTCTCCAACGCCACAAAGACGGCGATCGCTGAAATCCGCGGCCCTTCCATCACCTCTGGCACCAGCCCGCAGGTGTCGCAACTTCTGATGGCGGAGGCCCCGGCAGGCACGGCCTATGTTCGGCTGCGTCTTTATGCGGGTGCCAATGCCGTTCCGAACGTCGTTGCCACGAAACCGATCCTGCGTCGCAAGAACGGCGGCGAGCTGATCGTCGATGGGTCGATCACCGCCGATAAGATCAGCGCGAACGCTGTAAGGGCCGGGCACATCGACGCGGGTGCCGTGACCACGCAGAAACTTGCCGTCGGGTTCGGCGGAAACTTCATTCAGAACAGCAGTTTCGCATCGAGCACGGCCGGATGGGCGCTCACCGGCAACGGTGGGGCCGGCGCCGAGATCGAACCGCTGGCTATCCGCTCTGCAGGATCGGCCTATGCCGGGCCGACCTATCCGACCCTCGTCATCCGTCAGAATGGCAGCGCGTCCAGCGGCTATGCCGATCTCCGCTATCTGGGTATCTCAGCCAATACCGGACAGGGAAGCCAAGGCTGGCCAACCTCGCCTGGCGAATGGCTTGAGGTTTCGGTCCAACTGTCAACGCACCGATGCAAGGCGCAATTGCGGATCGAATGGCGGGCTGAAGACGGCACGACGCTCGGCTATACCGGAATGACGGAGCAGCCGCCGGCCAGCGGGTCTTCCACCAACCCGATCTTTGGCCGCGTATCTGGGTTAAAGGTCAGGCACCTGCGGGCACAGCCTATGCAGTTCTGA
- a CDS encoding DUF6950 family protein has protein sequence MRLYNWEARLSSYLARASREQFAWGRHDCALFAAGGVEAVTGHDPAAKWRGRYGTRAEGLRLMRAAGFVDHIDAAVQSHPPVPRGQAMPADLAIVQTDDDRALGIVQGELVYVLPASGRGLGLVSIDRAGTILGVR, from the coding sequence ATGAGGCTCTACAACTGGGAGGCCCGCCTGTCTTCTTATCTGGCCCGCGCCTCGCGCGAGCAGTTTGCCTGGGGGCGCCACGACTGTGCGCTGTTTGCGGCCGGCGGGGTCGAGGCGGTGACGGGCCACGATCCGGCGGCGAAGTGGCGCGGCCGCTATGGGACACGCGCCGAAGGGCTGCGGCTGATGCGCGCGGCCGGGTTCGTGGATCACATCGACGCCGCCGTCCAGTCGCATCCCCCCGTGCCCCGCGGTCAGGCCATGCCCGCTGATCTGGCCATCGTCCAAACCGATGACGATCGCGCCCTGGGCATCGTCCAGGGCGAGCTGGTCTATGTCCTGCCGGCAAGCGGCCGCGGTCTCGGCCTTGTGTCGATCGACCGCGCCGGCACCATCCTGGGGGTGCGCTGA
- a CDS encoding gp436 family protein, with translation MTYASLEDLVERAGMDEIVQVADRDGDLIPDPEVIGAALVHADNIVDGYLAGRYQLPFPQVPDLVRTWATAIARYQLHRWDPPDYVVADYKDALAQAIREYDDRLPQRLRALQSDPRQL, from the coding sequence ATGACCTATGCGAGCCTCGAGGATCTGGTCGAACGCGCCGGCATGGACGAGATCGTCCAGGTTGCCGATCGCGACGGCGATCTGATCCCCGATCCCGAGGTCATCGGGGCTGCCCTGGTTCATGCCGACAACATCGTCGATGGCTATCTGGCCGGGCGATACCAGCTGCCGTTCCCGCAGGTGCCCGACCTGGTGCGGACCTGGGCAACCGCGATCGCCCGCTATCAGCTGCACCGCTGGGACCCGCCCGACTATGTCGTTGCCGATTACAAGGATGCCCTGGCCCAAGCGATCCGGGAATACGATGACAGGCTGCCGCAGCGGCTGCGTGCGCTTCAATCCGACCCGAGGCAGCTCTGA
- a CDS encoding DUF7681 family protein, giving the protein MSISPEGWPTSNDPLRITAENGRLEEAVLHQLDQLARLGSIDQRWLSVGRTHIEQGFMAVNRAVARLPRQTPVKPSLDD; this is encoded by the coding sequence ATGTCCATTTCCCCCGAGGGCTGGCCGACGAGTAACGACCCGCTGCGCATCACCGCCGAAAACGGCCGCCTCGAAGAGGCTGTCCTGCATCAACTGGACCAGCTTGCCCGACTGGGTTCGATCGATCAGCGCTGGCTGTCTGTCGGCCGGACCCACATCGAGCAAGGCTTCATGGCTGTGAACCGCGCGGTTGCACGGCTGCCCAGGCAGACCCCGGTCAAACCTTCATTGGACGACTGA
- a CDS encoding major capsid protein, which produces MPALNTRTAGVVDAILSTHARGYRNLEFVSQALFPRVPVPSRNMRVIRFGKEGFRMISTRRAPGANVKRVQYGYASDPISLVQDALEGVVPVEHQQEAEGAPGVDLGAGAIDMVMGVVDLGLEYEAARIARDVNTYAASNRAALAGTSRWTSATSKPLSDVRAAREVIRRNIGRYPNVLQLGPTAANALVDHPSVREQFKYTTKESITVDMLAAYFDVEKVVVGKGVYLPETALDTDAATDIWGDDAILAYVPQQGQAYGAPSYGYTYELEGYPQVEEPYYDRPTKSWIYPTTVERRPYVVGADAGFLFQSAGAPAA; this is translated from the coding sequence ATGCCTGCACTGAATACCCGCACCGCCGGCGTCGTCGACGCCATCCTGTCCACCCATGCCCGCGGCTATCGCAACCTCGAGTTCGTCTCGCAGGCGCTGTTCCCGCGCGTGCCCGTGCCCAGCCGGAACATGCGGGTCATCCGCTTCGGCAAGGAAGGCTTTCGCATGATCTCGACCCGGCGCGCGCCGGGCGCGAACGTCAAGCGCGTGCAGTACGGCTACGCCTCGGACCCGATCAGCCTGGTCCAGGACGCGCTGGAAGGCGTGGTGCCGGTCGAGCACCAGCAGGAAGCCGAGGGCGCGCCGGGTGTGGACCTGGGCGCCGGCGCCATCGACATGGTCATGGGTGTCGTGGACCTGGGCCTAGAATACGAAGCGGCGCGCATCGCCCGCGACGTCAATACCTATGCCGCCTCGAACAGGGCTGCGCTGGCGGGCACGTCGCGCTGGACCTCGGCGACCTCGAAGCCCTTGTCGGACGTCCGCGCCGCGCGCGAGGTGATCCGCCGCAACATCGGGCGCTATCCGAACGTGCTGCAGCTCGGCCCGACCGCTGCAAACGCGCTGGTCGACCATCCGTCGGTCCGCGAGCAGTTCAAGTACACCACCAAGGAAAGCATCACCGTCGACATGCTGGCGGCGTATTTCGATGTCGAGAAGGTGGTGGTCGGCAAGGGCGTCTATCTGCCCGAGACCGCTCTGGATACCGACGCCGCGACCGACATCTGGGGTGATGACGCGATCCTGGCCTATGTGCCCCAGCAGGGCCAGGCCTACGGCGCGCCGTCCTACGGCTATACCTACGAGCTGGAGGGCTATCCGCAGGTCGAGGAGCCCTATTACGACCGGCCGACCAAGTCGTGGATCTACCCGACAACGGTCGAGCGCCGCCCCTATGTTGTTGGTGCCGACGCCGGGTTCCTGTTCCAGTCGGCCGGCGCGCCGGCGGCCTGA
- a CDS encoding capsid cement protein: MNHFHDTLSLTAVATAPIAEGDLVGFNDAPVAAVDAPVKGWARNPAAVGDAVAVIAIGAFRCKAAGVITAGQIVVSGATPGTVQAAGATPANPLGRALNAATAGGYVLVLVR, encoded by the coding sequence ATGAACCATTTCCACGACACCCTGTCGCTGACCGCGGTCGCGACGGCCCCCATCGCCGAGGGCGACCTGGTCGGCTTCAATGACGCGCCTGTCGCCGCAGTTGATGCTCCGGTGAAAGGCTGGGCCCGCAACCCTGCCGCCGTCGGCGACGCCGTTGCCGTCATCGCGATCGGGGCATTCCGCTGCAAGGCGGCGGGCGTCATCACCGCTGGCCAGATCGTCGTTTCGGGGGCAACCCCCGGCACGGTCCAGGCAGCGGGTGCAACCCCGGCGAACCCGCTGGGCCGCGCGCTGAATGCCGCCACCGCAGGCGGCTACGTCCTCGTCCTGGTCCGCTGA
- a CDS encoding phage virion morphogenesis protein has translation MAGTRITFDATLDDAAAQTRLAELYERMDNHQGFLQNVGEHLLNAVRDRFAAQAGPDGAEWAKLKPATIRERERKRFTPIQILTRHTRSGLRASINLKVGNDQVTIGTPKAYAAIHQFGGTINKPAREGVIYRHVSWKPQKLSNRFAPLKGRKEQPKANLAEKVAIKAHEISMPARPFLGFSAEDQAEVIRIASDWLGD, from the coding sequence ATGGCCGGCACGCGCATCACCTTTGACGCCACCCTGGACGACGCCGCTGCGCAGACGCGGCTGGCGGAACTCTATGAGCGGATGGATAACCACCAGGGCTTTCTGCAGAACGTCGGCGAGCATCTGCTGAACGCTGTCCGCGATCGGTTCGCCGCCCAGGCCGGCCCCGACGGCGCGGAATGGGCAAAGCTGAAGCCCGCGACAATCCGAGAGCGGGAGCGCAAGCGCTTCACCCCGATCCAGATCCTGACCCGGCACACCCGGTCGGGGCTGCGCGCATCGATCAACCTCAAGGTCGGCAACGACCAGGTCACAATCGGCACCCCCAAGGCGTATGCGGCGATCCACCAATTCGGCGGGACGATCAACAAGCCCGCGCGTGAAGGCGTCATCTATCGGCACGTCAGCTGGAAGCCCCAAAAGCTGAGCAACCGCTTTGCACCGCTGAAGGGCCGCAAGGAACAGCCCAAGGCGAACCTGGCCGAGAAGGTGGCGATCAAGGCGCACGAGATCAGCATGCCGGCGCGCCCGTTCCTGGGCTTCTCGGCCGAGGACCAGGCGGAGGTCATTCGGATCGCGTCCGACTGGCTGGGAGACTAA